One window from the genome of Lutra lutra chromosome X, mLutLut1.2, whole genome shotgun sequence encodes:
- the LOC125092407 gene encoding paraneoplastic antigen-like protein 6B isoform X3: protein MARRSPGRRGGSALRRPRAPAPSPHCREWRRAGAGARAHVPRGERDRERKRESRAREPGKEASTTGPLLRAAPAPLLLGPPPGRTPTQRKACGDLGRSLRVLAALHPTPRLILSSLPVAPSPVCVGNGFLPVVLAPRRQKLRAMAVTLLQDWCRWMGVSARRGLLILGIPENCDEAELHESLEAALWPLGHFTVLGKVFREEDNASAALVELDREVNYALVPRAIAGTGGPWNVVFVPRYSGEEFLSRVFHFLEQQGQMVETMAGVLGLGLHRVCWLRSVTQAIQPLVETLRYERLGVFSGRDPLAPGEEPFEAWLDHASDMLQVWQNVSEREKRRRLMEGLRGTALQLMHELLADNPARTAEDCLAALTQVFGDNATQRTIRMRCLTAHQQPGEGLSAFVLRLEVLLQKGIEKGALARGSADLLRLRHMLTRAIVPEPLDEVLRKLRMAGRCPSFLEMMGIVRESETWEASLARIEGAQAEEGAGAQARAKAEDDKMEERQLEEPEWEEEEDSDDRDTLPADLVQASPSEAPGGPTPAQMGQASRAGPGGPGYEPEGLPQAGDQEAGEPPEEGLEPIPEGSGNVDGAGETIPTESSSG from the exons ATGGCCCGGCGGTCTCCGGGGCGACGCGGAGGGTCCGCGCTccgccgcccccgcgcccccgccccgagTCCGCACTGCAGAGAGTGGCGGCGAGCAGGCGCCGGCGCGCGGGCCCACGTGCCGCGCGGAGAGAGGGACCGCGAGAGGAAGCGGGAGAGCCGCGCGAGAGAGCCGGGGAAAGAGGCGAGCACGACCGGGCCGCTGCTCCGCGCAGCCCCTGCGCCCCTCCTGCTGGGACCTCCGCCGGGAAGGACCCCGACCCAGAGGAAG GCTTGTGGAGACCTGGGCCGTTCTCTCCGAGTCCTAGccgccctccaccccaccccccgcctcattctttcctccctcccagtAGCACCCTCCCCGGTCTGCGTCGGGAACGGTTTCCTGCCCGTAGTATTAGCCCCGCGCCGGCAGAAATTGCGCGCGATGGCGGTGACGTTGCTGCAGGACTGGTGCAGGTGGATGGGCGTCAGCGCTCGCAGGGGCCTGCTCATTCTGGGAATCCCGGAGAACTGTGATGAAGCCGAACTCCACGAGTCCCTGGAGGCCGCCCTGTGGCCCTTGGGCCACTTCACCGTGCTGGGCAAAGTGTTTCGAGAGGAGGATAACGCCAGTGCGGCCCTGGTCGAGCTTGACCGGGAAGTCAACTATGCTTTGGTCCCCAGGGCAATCGCGGGCACCGGGGGTCCTTGGAACGTGGTCTTTGTGCCCCGTTACTCAGGCGAGGAGTTTCTCAGTCGCGTGTTCCACTTCCTGGAGCAACAGGGGCAGATGGTGGAGACCatggctggggtcctggggctgGGACTGCACAGGGTGTGCTGGCTCCGATCGGTCACTCAGGCCATCCAGCCCTTGGTGGAGACCCTGCGGTATGAGCGCCTGGGCGTGTTTTCCGGGAGGGATCCACTTGCCCCGGGGGAGGAGCCCTTTGAGGCCTGGCTCGACCATGCCTCCGACATGCTACAGGTGTGGCAGAATGtctcagaaagggagaagaggcgGCGGCTGATGGAAGGCCTTCGAGGGACGGCCCTGCAGCTCATGCATGAGCTCCTGGCGGACAACCCTGCCAGGACGGCGGAGGACTGCCTGGCGGCCCTGACCCAGGTGTTTGGAGACAACGCGACCCAGAGGACCATCCGGATGAGGTGTCTGACCGCTCACCAGCAGCCGGGCGAGGGGCTTTCCGCTTTCGTGTTGCGGCTGGAAGTCCTGCTGCAGAAAGGCATTGAGAAGGGGGCCCTGGCCAGAGGCTCAGCTGACCTCCTGCGCCTGAGGCACATGCTCACCAGGGCCATCGTTCCTGAGCCTCTGGACGAGGTACTGAGGAAGCTGAGAATGGCTGGGAGGTGTCCAAGTTTCCTAGAGATGATGGGGATTGTTCGGGAGTCTGAGACATGGGAGGCCAGTCTAGCCAGGATCGAGGGagcccag gcagaggaaggggccggTGCCCAGGCCAGGGCTAAGGCGGAGGATGATAAGATGGAGGAGAGGCAGCTGGAGGAgccagagtgggaggaggaggag gacagTGACGATCGTGACACTCTCCCCGCAGACCTAGTTCAGGCAAGCCCCTCAGAGGCCCCTGGGGGCCCCACTCCTGCCCAGATGGGCCAAGCTTCCAGGGCAGGCCCAGGAGGTCCTGGCTATGAGCCAGAGGGCCTCCcccaggccggagaccaggaggccggaGAGCCCCCCGAAGAGGGGCTCGAGCCCATCCCAGAGGGATCGGGAAACGTGGATGGGGCTGGGGAGACGATCCCCACCGAGTCCTCCTCAGGCTAA
- the LOC125092407 gene encoding paraneoplastic antigen-like protein 6B isoform X4, with amino-acid sequence MARRSPGRRGGSALRRPRAPAPSPHCREWRRAGAGARAHVPRGERDRERKRESRAREPGKEASTTGPLLRAAPAPLLLGPPPGRTPTQRKACGDLGRSLRVLAALHPTPRLILSSLPVAPSPVCVGNGFLPVVLAPRRQKLRAMAVTLLQDWCRWMGVSARRGLLILGIPENCDEAELHESLEAALWPLGHFTVLGKVFREEDNASAALVELDREVNYALVPRAIAGTGGPWNVVFVPRYSGEEFLSRVFHFLEQQGQMVETMAGVLGLGLHRVCWLRSVTQAIQPLVETLRYERLGVFSGRDPLAPGEEPFEAWLDHASDMLQVWQNVSEREKRRRLMEGLRGTALQLMHELLADNPARTAEDCLAALTQVFGDNATQRTIRMRCLTAHQQPGEGLSAFVLRLEVLLQKGIEKGALARGSADLLRLRHMLTRAIVPEPLDEVLRKLRMAGRCPSFLEMMGIVRESETWEASLARIEGAQAEEGAGAQARAKAEDDKMEERQLEEPEWEEEDSDDRDTLPADLVQASPSEAPGGPTPAQMGQASRAGPGGPGYEPEGLPQAGDQEAGEPPEEGLEPIPEGSGNVDGAGETIPTESSSG; translated from the exons ATGGCCCGGCGGTCTCCGGGGCGACGCGGAGGGTCCGCGCTccgccgcccccgcgcccccgccccgagTCCGCACTGCAGAGAGTGGCGGCGAGCAGGCGCCGGCGCGCGGGCCCACGTGCCGCGCGGAGAGAGGGACCGCGAGAGGAAGCGGGAGAGCCGCGCGAGAGAGCCGGGGAAAGAGGCGAGCACGACCGGGCCGCTGCTCCGCGCAGCCCCTGCGCCCCTCCTGCTGGGACCTCCGCCGGGAAGGACCCCGACCCAGAGGAAG GCTTGTGGAGACCTGGGCCGTTCTCTCCGAGTCCTAGccgccctccaccccaccccccgcctcattctttcctccctcccagtAGCACCCTCCCCGGTCTGCGTCGGGAACGGTTTCCTGCCCGTAGTATTAGCCCCGCGCCGGCAGAAATTGCGCGCGATGGCGGTGACGTTGCTGCAGGACTGGTGCAGGTGGATGGGCGTCAGCGCTCGCAGGGGCCTGCTCATTCTGGGAATCCCGGAGAACTGTGATGAAGCCGAACTCCACGAGTCCCTGGAGGCCGCCCTGTGGCCCTTGGGCCACTTCACCGTGCTGGGCAAAGTGTTTCGAGAGGAGGATAACGCCAGTGCGGCCCTGGTCGAGCTTGACCGGGAAGTCAACTATGCTTTGGTCCCCAGGGCAATCGCGGGCACCGGGGGTCCTTGGAACGTGGTCTTTGTGCCCCGTTACTCAGGCGAGGAGTTTCTCAGTCGCGTGTTCCACTTCCTGGAGCAACAGGGGCAGATGGTGGAGACCatggctggggtcctggggctgGGACTGCACAGGGTGTGCTGGCTCCGATCGGTCACTCAGGCCATCCAGCCCTTGGTGGAGACCCTGCGGTATGAGCGCCTGGGCGTGTTTTCCGGGAGGGATCCACTTGCCCCGGGGGAGGAGCCCTTTGAGGCCTGGCTCGACCATGCCTCCGACATGCTACAGGTGTGGCAGAATGtctcagaaagggagaagaggcgGCGGCTGATGGAAGGCCTTCGAGGGACGGCCCTGCAGCTCATGCATGAGCTCCTGGCGGACAACCCTGCCAGGACGGCGGAGGACTGCCTGGCGGCCCTGACCCAGGTGTTTGGAGACAACGCGACCCAGAGGACCATCCGGATGAGGTGTCTGACCGCTCACCAGCAGCCGGGCGAGGGGCTTTCCGCTTTCGTGTTGCGGCTGGAAGTCCTGCTGCAGAAAGGCATTGAGAAGGGGGCCCTGGCCAGAGGCTCAGCTGACCTCCTGCGCCTGAGGCACATGCTCACCAGGGCCATCGTTCCTGAGCCTCTGGACGAGGTACTGAGGAAGCTGAGAATGGCTGGGAGGTGTCCAAGTTTCCTAGAGATGATGGGGATTGTTCGGGAGTCTGAGACATGGGAGGCCAGTCTAGCCAGGATCGAGGGagcccag gcagaggaaggggccggTGCCCAGGCCAGGGCTAAGGCGGAGGATGATAAGATGGAGGAGAGGCAGCTGGAGGAgccagagtgggaggaggag gacagTGACGATCGTGACACTCTCCCCGCAGACCTAGTTCAGGCAAGCCCCTCAGAGGCCCCTGGGGGCCCCACTCCTGCCCAGATGGGCCAAGCTTCCAGGGCAGGCCCAGGAGGTCCTGGCTATGAGCCAGAGGGCCTCCcccaggccggagaccaggaggccggaGAGCCCCCCGAAGAGGGGCTCGAGCCCATCCCAGAGGGATCGGGAAACGTGGATGGGGCTGGGGAGACGATCCCCACCGAGTCCTCCTCAGGCTAA
- the LOC125092407 gene encoding paraneoplastic antigen-like protein 6B isoform X1 has translation MARRSPGRRGGSALRRPRAPAPSPHCREWRRAGAGARAHVPRGERDRERKRESRAREPGKEASTTGPLLRAAPAPLLLGPPPGRTPTQRKACGDLGRSLRVLAALHPTPRLILSSLPVAPSPVCVGNGFLPVVLAPRRQKLRAMAVTLLQDWCRWMGVSARRGLLILGIPENCDEAELHESLEAALWPLGHFTVLGKVFREEDNASAALVELDREVNYALVPRAIAGTGGPWNVVFVPRYSGEEFLSRVFHFLEQQGQMVETMAGVLGLGLHRVCWLRSVTQAIQPLVETLRYERLGVFSGRDPLAPGEEPFEAWLDHASDMLQVWQNVSEREKRRRLMEGLRGTALQLMHELLADNPARTAEDCLAALTQVFGDNATQRTIRMRCLTAHQQPGEGLSAFVLRLEVLLQKGIEKGALARGSADLLRLRHMLTRAIVPEPLDEVLRKLRMAGRCPSFLEMMGIVRESETWEASLARIEGAQAEEGAGAQAEEGAGAQAEEGAGAQAEEGAGAQAEEGAGAQARAKAEDDKMEERQLEEPEWEEEEDSDDRDTLPADLVQASPSEAPGGPTPAQMGQASRAGPGGPGYEPEGLPQAGDQEAGEPPEEGLEPIPEGSGNVDGAGETIPTESSSG, from the exons ATGGCCCGGCGGTCTCCGGGGCGACGCGGAGGGTCCGCGCTccgccgcccccgcgcccccgccccgagTCCGCACTGCAGAGAGTGGCGGCGAGCAGGCGCCGGCGCGCGGGCCCACGTGCCGCGCGGAGAGAGGGACCGCGAGAGGAAGCGGGAGAGCCGCGCGAGAGAGCCGGGGAAAGAGGCGAGCACGACCGGGCCGCTGCTCCGCGCAGCCCCTGCGCCCCTCCTGCTGGGACCTCCGCCGGGAAGGACCCCGACCCAGAGGAAG GCTTGTGGAGACCTGGGCCGTTCTCTCCGAGTCCTAGccgccctccaccccaccccccgcctcattctttcctccctcccagtAGCACCCTCCCCGGTCTGCGTCGGGAACGGTTTCCTGCCCGTAGTATTAGCCCCGCGCCGGCAGAAATTGCGCGCGATGGCGGTGACGTTGCTGCAGGACTGGTGCAGGTGGATGGGCGTCAGCGCTCGCAGGGGCCTGCTCATTCTGGGAATCCCGGAGAACTGTGATGAAGCCGAACTCCACGAGTCCCTGGAGGCCGCCCTGTGGCCCTTGGGCCACTTCACCGTGCTGGGCAAAGTGTTTCGAGAGGAGGATAACGCCAGTGCGGCCCTGGTCGAGCTTGACCGGGAAGTCAACTATGCTTTGGTCCCCAGGGCAATCGCGGGCACCGGGGGTCCTTGGAACGTGGTCTTTGTGCCCCGTTACTCAGGCGAGGAGTTTCTCAGTCGCGTGTTCCACTTCCTGGAGCAACAGGGGCAGATGGTGGAGACCatggctggggtcctggggctgGGACTGCACAGGGTGTGCTGGCTCCGATCGGTCACTCAGGCCATCCAGCCCTTGGTGGAGACCCTGCGGTATGAGCGCCTGGGCGTGTTTTCCGGGAGGGATCCACTTGCCCCGGGGGAGGAGCCCTTTGAGGCCTGGCTCGACCATGCCTCCGACATGCTACAGGTGTGGCAGAATGtctcagaaagggagaagaggcgGCGGCTGATGGAAGGCCTTCGAGGGACGGCCCTGCAGCTCATGCATGAGCTCCTGGCGGACAACCCTGCCAGGACGGCGGAGGACTGCCTGGCGGCCCTGACCCAGGTGTTTGGAGACAACGCGACCCAGAGGACCATCCGGATGAGGTGTCTGACCGCTCACCAGCAGCCGGGCGAGGGGCTTTCCGCTTTCGTGTTGCGGCTGGAAGTCCTGCTGCAGAAAGGCATTGAGAAGGGGGCCCTGGCCAGAGGCTCAGCTGACCTCCTGCGCCTGAGGCACATGCTCACCAGGGCCATCGTTCCTGAGCCTCTGGACGAGGTACTGAGGAAGCTGAGAATGGCTGGGAGGTGTCCAAGTTTCCTAGAGATGATGGGGATTGTTCGGGAGTCTGAGACATGGGAGGCCAGTCTAGCCAGGATCGAGGGagcccaggcagaggaaggggccggtgcccaggcagaggaaggggccggtgcccaggcagaggaaggggccggtgcccaggcagaggaaggggccggtgcccaggcagaggaaggggccggTGCCCAGGCCAGGGCTAAGGCGGAGGATGATAAGATGGAGGAGAGGCAGCTGGAGGAgccagagtgggaggaggaggag gacagTGACGATCGTGACACTCTCCCCGCAGACCTAGTTCAGGCAAGCCCCTCAGAGGCCCCTGGGGGCCCCACTCCTGCCCAGATGGGCCAAGCTTCCAGGGCAGGCCCAGGAGGTCCTGGCTATGAGCCAGAGGGCCTCCcccaggccggagaccaggaggccggaGAGCCCCCCGAAGAGGGGCTCGAGCCCATCCCAGAGGGATCGGGAAACGTGGATGGGGCTGGGGAGACGATCCCCACCGAGTCCTCCTCAGGCTAA
- the LOC125092407 gene encoding paraneoplastic antigen-like protein 6B isoform X2, which translates to MARRSPGRRGGSALRRPRAPAPSPHCREWRRAGAGARAHVPRGERDRERKRESRAREPGKEASTTGPLLRAAPAPLLLGPPPGRTPTQRKACGDLGRSLRVLAALHPTPRLILSSLPVAPSPVCVGNGFLPVVLAPRRQKLRAMAVTLLQDWCRWMGVSARRGLLILGIPENCDEAELHESLEAALWPLGHFTVLGKVFREEDNASAALVELDREVNYALVPRAIAGTGGPWNVVFVPRYSGEEFLSRVFHFLEQQGQMVETMAGVLGLGLHRVCWLRSVTQAIQPLVETLRYERLGVFSGRDPLAPGEEPFEAWLDHASDMLQVWQNVSEREKRRRLMEGLRGTALQLMHELLADNPARTAEDCLAALTQVFGDNATQRTIRMRCLTAHQQPGEGLSAFVLRLEVLLQKGIEKGALARGSADLLRLRHMLTRAIVPEPLDEVLRKLRMAGRCPSFLEMMGIVRESETWEASLARIEGAQAEEGAGAQAEEGAGAQAEEGAGAQAEEGAGAQAEEGAGAQARAKAEDDKMEERQLEEPEWEEEDSDDRDTLPADLVQASPSEAPGGPTPAQMGQASRAGPGGPGYEPEGLPQAGDQEAGEPPEEGLEPIPEGSGNVDGAGETIPTESSSG; encoded by the exons ATGGCCCGGCGGTCTCCGGGGCGACGCGGAGGGTCCGCGCTccgccgcccccgcgcccccgccccgagTCCGCACTGCAGAGAGTGGCGGCGAGCAGGCGCCGGCGCGCGGGCCCACGTGCCGCGCGGAGAGAGGGACCGCGAGAGGAAGCGGGAGAGCCGCGCGAGAGAGCCGGGGAAAGAGGCGAGCACGACCGGGCCGCTGCTCCGCGCAGCCCCTGCGCCCCTCCTGCTGGGACCTCCGCCGGGAAGGACCCCGACCCAGAGGAAG GCTTGTGGAGACCTGGGCCGTTCTCTCCGAGTCCTAGccgccctccaccccaccccccgcctcattctttcctccctcccagtAGCACCCTCCCCGGTCTGCGTCGGGAACGGTTTCCTGCCCGTAGTATTAGCCCCGCGCCGGCAGAAATTGCGCGCGATGGCGGTGACGTTGCTGCAGGACTGGTGCAGGTGGATGGGCGTCAGCGCTCGCAGGGGCCTGCTCATTCTGGGAATCCCGGAGAACTGTGATGAAGCCGAACTCCACGAGTCCCTGGAGGCCGCCCTGTGGCCCTTGGGCCACTTCACCGTGCTGGGCAAAGTGTTTCGAGAGGAGGATAACGCCAGTGCGGCCCTGGTCGAGCTTGACCGGGAAGTCAACTATGCTTTGGTCCCCAGGGCAATCGCGGGCACCGGGGGTCCTTGGAACGTGGTCTTTGTGCCCCGTTACTCAGGCGAGGAGTTTCTCAGTCGCGTGTTCCACTTCCTGGAGCAACAGGGGCAGATGGTGGAGACCatggctggggtcctggggctgGGACTGCACAGGGTGTGCTGGCTCCGATCGGTCACTCAGGCCATCCAGCCCTTGGTGGAGACCCTGCGGTATGAGCGCCTGGGCGTGTTTTCCGGGAGGGATCCACTTGCCCCGGGGGAGGAGCCCTTTGAGGCCTGGCTCGACCATGCCTCCGACATGCTACAGGTGTGGCAGAATGtctcagaaagggagaagaggcgGCGGCTGATGGAAGGCCTTCGAGGGACGGCCCTGCAGCTCATGCATGAGCTCCTGGCGGACAACCCTGCCAGGACGGCGGAGGACTGCCTGGCGGCCCTGACCCAGGTGTTTGGAGACAACGCGACCCAGAGGACCATCCGGATGAGGTGTCTGACCGCTCACCAGCAGCCGGGCGAGGGGCTTTCCGCTTTCGTGTTGCGGCTGGAAGTCCTGCTGCAGAAAGGCATTGAGAAGGGGGCCCTGGCCAGAGGCTCAGCTGACCTCCTGCGCCTGAGGCACATGCTCACCAGGGCCATCGTTCCTGAGCCTCTGGACGAGGTACTGAGGAAGCTGAGAATGGCTGGGAGGTGTCCAAGTTTCCTAGAGATGATGGGGATTGTTCGGGAGTCTGAGACATGGGAGGCCAGTCTAGCCAGGATCGAGGGagcccaggcagaggaaggggccggtgcccaggcagaggaaggggccggtgcccaggcagaggaaggggccggtgcccaggcagaggaaggggccggtgcccaggcagaggaaggggccggTGCCCAGGCCAGGGCTAAGGCGGAGGATGATAAGATGGAGGAGAGGCAGCTGGAGGAgccagagtgggaggaggag gacagTGACGATCGTGACACTCTCCCCGCAGACCTAGTTCAGGCAAGCCCCTCAGAGGCCCCTGGGGGCCCCACTCCTGCCCAGATGGGCCAAGCTTCCAGGGCAGGCCCAGGAGGTCCTGGCTATGAGCCAGAGGGCCTCCcccaggccggagaccaggaggccggaGAGCCCCCCGAAGAGGGGCTCGAGCCCATCCCAGAGGGATCGGGAAACGTGGATGGGGCTGGGGAGACGATCCCCACCGAGTCCTCCTCAGGCTAA
- the LOC125092407 gene encoding paraneoplastic antigen-like protein 6B isoform X5: MAVTLLQDWCRWMGVSARRGLLILGIPENCDEAELHESLEAALWPLGHFTVLGKVFREEDNASAALVELDREVNYALVPRAIAGTGGPWNVVFVPRYSGEEFLSRVFHFLEQQGQMVETMAGVLGLGLHRVCWLRSVTQAIQPLVETLRYERLGVFSGRDPLAPGEEPFEAWLDHASDMLQVWQNVSEREKRRRLMEGLRGTALQLMHELLADNPARTAEDCLAALTQVFGDNATQRTIRMRCLTAHQQPGEGLSAFVLRLEVLLQKGIEKGALARGSADLLRLRHMLTRAIVPEPLDEVLRKLRMAGRCPSFLEMMGIVRESETWEASLARIEGAQAEEGAGAQAEEGAGAQAEEGAGAQAEEGAGAQAEEGAGAQARAKAEDDKMEERQLEEPEWEEEEDSDDRDTLPADLVQASPSEAPGGPTPAQMGQASRAGPGGPGYEPEGLPQAGDQEAGEPPEEGLEPIPEGSGNVDGAGETIPTESSSG; encoded by the exons ATGGCGGTGACGTTGCTGCAGGACTGGTGCAGGTGGATGGGCGTCAGCGCTCGCAGGGGCCTGCTCATTCTGGGAATCCCGGAGAACTGTGATGAAGCCGAACTCCACGAGTCCCTGGAGGCCGCCCTGTGGCCCTTGGGCCACTTCACCGTGCTGGGCAAAGTGTTTCGAGAGGAGGATAACGCCAGTGCGGCCCTGGTCGAGCTTGACCGGGAAGTCAACTATGCTTTGGTCCCCAGGGCAATCGCGGGCACCGGGGGTCCTTGGAACGTGGTCTTTGTGCCCCGTTACTCAGGCGAGGAGTTTCTCAGTCGCGTGTTCCACTTCCTGGAGCAACAGGGGCAGATGGTGGAGACCatggctggggtcctggggctgGGACTGCACAGGGTGTGCTGGCTCCGATCGGTCACTCAGGCCATCCAGCCCTTGGTGGAGACCCTGCGGTATGAGCGCCTGGGCGTGTTTTCCGGGAGGGATCCACTTGCCCCGGGGGAGGAGCCCTTTGAGGCCTGGCTCGACCATGCCTCCGACATGCTACAGGTGTGGCAGAATGtctcagaaagggagaagaggcgGCGGCTGATGGAAGGCCTTCGAGGGACGGCCCTGCAGCTCATGCATGAGCTCCTGGCGGACAACCCTGCCAGGACGGCGGAGGACTGCCTGGCGGCCCTGACCCAGGTGTTTGGAGACAACGCGACCCAGAGGACCATCCGGATGAGGTGTCTGACCGCTCACCAGCAGCCGGGCGAGGGGCTTTCCGCTTTCGTGTTGCGGCTGGAAGTCCTGCTGCAGAAAGGCATTGAGAAGGGGGCCCTGGCCAGAGGCTCAGCTGACCTCCTGCGCCTGAGGCACATGCTCACCAGGGCCATCGTTCCTGAGCCTCTGGACGAGGTACTGAGGAAGCTGAGAATGGCTGGGAGGTGTCCAAGTTTCCTAGAGATGATGGGGATTGTTCGGGAGTCTGAGACATGGGAGGCCAGTCTAGCCAGGATCGAGGGagcccaggcagaggaaggggccggtgcccaggcagaggaaggggccggtgcccaggcagaggaaggggccggtgcccaggcagaggaaggggccggtgcccaggcagaggaaggggccggTGCCCAGGCCAGGGCTAAGGCGGAGGATGATAAGATGGAGGAGAGGCAGCTGGAGGAgccagagtgggaggaggaggag gacagTGACGATCGTGACACTCTCCCCGCAGACCTAGTTCAGGCAAGCCCCTCAGAGGCCCCTGGGGGCCCCACTCCTGCCCAGATGGGCCAAGCTTCCAGGGCAGGCCCAGGAGGTCCTGGCTATGAGCCAGAGGGCCTCCcccaggccggagaccaggaggccggaGAGCCCCCCGAAGAGGGGCTCGAGCCCATCCCAGAGGGATCGGGAAACGTGGATGGGGCTGGGGAGACGATCCCCACCGAGTCCTCCTCAGGCTAA